One genomic segment of bacterium includes these proteins:
- a CDS encoding alpha-amylase, translating to MKHRLLLSLMTCATLVGCALPGVGIPNAQRAGSEVQAQQRAIQPWKDEVVYFAFLDRFNNGDRTNDFNVDRSNPTAYHGGDLQGLIDKLDYLADLGVTTLWISPVLDNDDDQLEKTGLWGYHGYWTKDFAKIDEHLGSLEKAKELTTKAHRKGMKVLLDVVCNQAGYAFPKQAPAYRGFFHEHGDIQNWDDPWWCENGSLFGLPDFAQEKPEVSKFLIDTYLGWAKTLDLDGFRIDALKHVPKSFWKQFNTSAHHDRGAGFMTLGEILHGDPNVMASYQREGKFDSLFDFPLYYTLTDVFAKGASMRRLGDRFAQDSLYPDASMLSPFLDNHDVPRFLSQAGGDVSKLKLALACVLTVRGMPTLYYGTEVALGGGAEPDNRRDMTWGANEAMRRYTQQLLSIRKGSTALRRGRQLEMWQDDQVYAYLRQAADDEAVVALNNDSHAQHRKIPLRAESTLKDGTVLVDRLTGERVTVANRAIQVSLDGKQARIFCPEPARRK from the coding sequence TTGAAGCACCGCCTCCTGCTGAGCCTCATGACCTGCGCCACGCTGGTGGGCTGCGCCCTGCCCGGCGTCGGCATCCCGAACGCCCAGCGCGCCGGGAGCGAGGTGCAGGCCCAGCAGCGCGCGATCCAGCCCTGGAAGGACGAGGTCGTCTACTTCGCCTTTCTCGATCGCTTCAACAACGGCGATCGCACCAACGACTTCAACGTGGACCGCTCGAACCCGACCGCCTACCACGGCGGCGACCTGCAGGGCCTGATCGACAAGCTCGACTACCTGGCGGACCTGGGCGTCACCACCCTCTGGATCTCGCCGGTGCTCGACAACGACGACGACCAGCTCGAGAAGACCGGCCTGTGGGGCTACCACGGCTACTGGACCAAGGACTTCGCCAAGATCGACGAGCACCTCGGCTCCCTCGAGAAGGCCAAGGAGCTGACGACCAAGGCCCACCGGAAGGGGATGAAGGTCCTCCTGGACGTGGTCTGCAACCAAGCGGGCTACGCCTTCCCCAAGCAGGCTCCCGCCTATCGCGGCTTTTTCCATGAGCACGGCGACATCCAGAACTGGGACGATCCCTGGTGGTGCGAGAACGGCTCTTTGTTCGGCCTGCCCGACTTCGCCCAGGAGAAGCCCGAGGTCTCCAAGTTCCTGATCGACACCTACCTGGGCTGGGCCAAGACCCTCGACCTCGACGGCTTTAGGATCGACGCGCTCAAGCACGTCCCCAAGAGCTTCTGGAAGCAGTTCAACACCAGCGCGCACCATGACAGGGGGGCGGGCTTCATGACCCTCGGCGAGATCCTCCACGGGGATCCCAACGTGATGGCAAGCTACCAGCGTGAGGGCAAGTTCGACAGCCTCTTCGACTTCCCGCTCTACTACACCCTGACCGACGTCTTCGCCAAGGGCGCCTCCATGCGCCGGCTCGGCGATCGCTTCGCCCAGGACTCCCTCTACCCGGACGCGAGCATGCTCAGTCCGTTCCTCGACAACCACGACGTGCCCCGCTTCCTATCGCAGGCGGGCGGCGACGTGAGCAAGCTCAAGCTCGCCCTGGCGTGCGTGCTGACGGTGCGCGGGATGCCCACCCTCTACTACGGCACCGAGGTGGCCCTCGGCGGCGGCGCCGAGCCCGACAACCGCCGCGACATGACCTGGGGGGCCAACGAGGCCATGCGCCGCTACACCCAGCAGCTGCTCAGCATCCGCAAGGGCTCGACGGCGCTCAGGCGCGGGCGCCAGCTCGAGATGTGGCAGGACGACCAGGTCTACGCCTACCTGCGCCAGGCGGCCGACGACGAGGCGGTGGTCGCCCTCAACAACGACTCCCACGCGCAGCACCGAAAGATCCCCCTGCGTGCCGAGAGCACGCTCAAGGACGGAACGGTCCTGGTCGATCGGCTCACCGGGGAGCGCGTGACGGTTGCGAACCGCGCGATCCAGGTCTCCCTGGACGGCAAGCAGGCACGCATCTTCTGCCCGGAGCCCGCCCGCCGGAAGTAA
- a CDS encoding HlyC/CorC family transporter codes for MALLFSGLFSAAETALMSLNRARLRSRLDEGDPGAKLVSALIKQPRYLLSTILLGNTLAIITGTVFGTILVAEWVQEFGGRSAALSIVALTLLIVVVGEIIPKSIAAAKPEQVAFAIAAPIRLAVLLLRPVITALLYITTPLIRLLGAHEALAAPRYTEDELRMLLEIGHEQGVIEEDESDLVSSALAFDDTRVSAILTPRVDMVAVHEQMPLSELVALIAEEGYSRMPVYRESVDDIVGVLHARDALLAAARQEPFIISERMHPAYFVPESRPLNELLREMQHEEIQLAVVNDEYGGTAGLVTVEDILEQIVGEIRDEYDEELAPVRPVSPGLAVVDSMAGIEEVNETLGIDLPMDGYQTIGGLVINKLGRVAKVGDVIRLPGISITVKAVKGIRIQQVLIEHPIDLPLAVEEEV; via the coding sequence GTGGCGCTGCTCTTCTCCGGGCTCTTCTCGGCCGCCGAGACGGCCCTGATGTCGTTGAACCGCGCCAGGCTCCGCTCTCGCCTGGACGAGGGTGATCCCGGTGCCAAGCTCGTCTCGGCCCTGATCAAGCAGCCTCGTTACCTGCTCTCCACCATTCTCTTGGGCAACACCCTCGCCATCATCACGGGGACGGTCTTTGGGACCATCCTCGTCGCCGAGTGGGTGCAGGAGTTCGGGGGCCGCTCGGCGGCGCTCTCCATCGTCGCGTTGACCCTGCTCATCGTCGTGGTCGGCGAGATCATCCCCAAGTCCATCGCCGCGGCCAAGCCCGAGCAGGTGGCCTTCGCGATCGCCGCCCCCATCCGCCTGGCGGTTTTGCTGTTGCGGCCGGTGATCACGGCCCTGCTCTACATCACCACTCCCCTCATTCGCTTGCTCGGTGCCCACGAGGCCCTGGCGGCGCCCCGCTACACCGAGGACGAGCTGCGGATGCTGCTCGAGATCGGCCACGAGCAGGGCGTCATCGAGGAGGACGAGTCGGATCTGGTCTCGTCGGCCCTGGCCTTCGACGACACCCGGGTCAGCGCCATCCTCACCCCGCGCGTCGACATGGTGGCGGTCCACGAGCAGATGCCCCTTTCCGAGCTCGTGGCGCTCATCGCCGAAGAGGGCTACTCGCGCATGCCCGTCTACCGGGAGTCGGTCGACGACATCGTGGGGGTGCTCCACGCCCGCGACGCCCTCTTGGCCGCGGCGCGCCAGGAGCCCTTCATCATCTCCGAGCGCATGCACCCGGCCTACTTCGTGCCCGAGAGCCGGCCCCTCAACGAGCTCTTACGCGAGATGCAGCACGAGGAGATCCAGCTGGCCGTCGTCAACGACGAGTACGGCGGCACCGCCGGCCTCGTCACGGTCGAGGACATCCTCGAGCAGATCGTCGGCGAGATCCGCGACGAGTACGACGAAGAGCTCGCCCCGGTCCGACCGGTCTCCCCCGGCCTCGCGGTGGTCGACTCCATGGCCGGCATCGAGGAGGTCAACGAGACCCTCGGCATCGATTTGCCCATGGACGGCTATCAGACCATCGGGGGATTGGTCATCAACAAGCTGGGACGCGTGGCCAAGGTGGGCGACGTGATCCGGCTGCCGGGCATCTCGATCACCGTCAAGGCCGTGAAGGGAATCCGGATCCAGCAGGTGCTGATCGAGCATCCCATCGACCTGCCGCTGGCCGTCGAAGAAGAGGTCTAG
- a CDS encoding tetratricopeptide repeat protein: MNKLRNTFVAIGVACGVLAALPAWAGQLKDGISAVERKDFGRARDLLESYTKRFPNDPRPYYYLAKCYESWFQITKVDESLRTYRVLNEKRTRILLTLEGADSVPVYRAMLQDDPSDVSARMLLIVSLLQNNVGMMAMAELQALPRESVPAGLEDVYQAMWGALYQMQGNYEQARAAFKEAWRLNINHPLPAVKLAEIDRQERDQFQKQTTTVVFDQSEKADRRSFDLTFKLGKDLLDEGNFSGAIEALGQALALKADHPETKRLMGVAKQKGAEDSYQKGLAFLKEQKYAAAYDSFQEALKFDPQFAKAQFAAQDAKLKADAQEREAGNQ, translated from the coding sequence GTGAACAAGCTGCGTAACACCTTTGTTGCTATCGGCGTCGCCTGCGGCGTCCTGGCGGCCCTCCCCGCATGGGCCGGCCAGCTCAAGGACGGGATCTCGGCGGTCGAGCGCAAGGACTTTGGCCGCGCCCGCGACCTGCTCGAAAGCTACACCAAGCGTTTCCCCAACGATCCGCGCCCCTACTACTACCTGGCCAAGTGCTACGAGAGCTGGTTCCAGATCACCAAGGTCGACGAGTCCCTGCGCACCTACCGGGTCCTCAACGAGAAGCGCACCCGCATCCTCTTGACCCTCGAGGGGGCCGATTCGGTGCCGGTCTACCGCGCCATGCTCCAGGACGACCCTTCCGACGTCTCGGCGCGCATGCTGCTCATCGTCTCCCTCTTGCAGAACAACGTCGGGATGATGGCCATGGCCGAGTTGCAGGCCCTGCCCCGTGAGTCGGTGCCCGCGGGCCTCGAGGACGTGTATCAGGCCATGTGGGGGGCCCTGTACCAGATGCAGGGCAACTACGAGCAGGCCCGGGCCGCCTTCAAGGAGGCCTGGCGCCTCAACATCAACCACCCCCTGCCCGCGGTCAAGCTCGCCGAGATCGATCGCCAGGAGCGCGACCAGTTCCAGAAGCAGACCACCACGGTGGTCTTCGACCAGTCCGAGAAGGCCGATCGCCGCAGCTTCGACTTGACCTTCAAGCTCGGCAAGGACCTGCTCGACGAGGGCAACTTCAGCGGCGCCATCGAGGCCTTGGGCCAGGCGCTCGCCCTCAAGGCCGATCACCCCGAGACCAAGCGCCTGATGGGAGTCGCCAAGCAGAAGGGCGCCGAGGACAGCTACCAGAAGGGCCTCGCCTTCCTCAAGGAGCAGAAGTACGCGGCGGCCTACGACTCCTTCCAGGAGGCGCTCAAGTTCGACCCGCAGTTCGCCAAGGCCCAGTTCGCGGCTCAGGACGCCAAGCTCAAGGCCGACGCCCAGGAGCGCGAGGCCGGAAACCAGTAA